GAGGAAAATGAATTaggaaggagagaaaaatgacatttttaggaaataaaaaaggttaaaaatgtctaaaattaataattttttcaaagaatgggtaaggaaaaaaacaattgaataaGAAGGATAAAGTATAATTAAATCTTAGGAGATATAAttctttttacaaaaatcaattaGCAAGTAAGCTCTTCCAAGTCTACCAttaaatttactttattttgaaaattaagttattttaatttaaattaaacaatataataCATTTCGTATATAATCAACTCacatttaaaagtatttcataAACAAACATTTACTTTGATCCCTCGTAATAACATTATGCCTAAATGATAAGACAAGACTTGCACTAGGTGACTACCCTCGATTCGTTCCTTATTTCTGCACAGTATTACTATACCGTTCAAGGTTAATAAAAGTCAACAACTTATCCTAAATCTGGGTTGCTAATAgttagattttcaaaaattattttaattaattgaaaaggtaaaatttatttgtataacaatcaaacaaattatataatattcccaaattattttataaatcaatgaataaattaaacatattttgatattttataaataaataaaaacaaataaggaGTTAGAAAATAAGTGACCTTAATATTAATCcttaccttaaaaaaattacttaaattcttaaaagaattaggtggtgtttatttttcttactaattagaaaaagtcaaaatatttgattttttctattaggTTAAAAGTGACATATTGATATCAActaacataattaaattaaacctaTTGATGATGagttcattttagttatattgattgatatcaataaatcacttttaattgaattaaaaaaagtcaaatattttaattttttattaaataattatttaaaattagtaagattctaaattttataaaactttgTGTAGTTTCCATTgcaagaatttattttatttatttatttaaactaaaactcCTAATaatctatttcttttatttttttattttatttttattattcatattttatgtgAAACATCCACAAACTTACCTTTATTAAATTACTCCCCTTTGATTTTCTTGGTGCTCTCATCTTTGCCTATCAATGGTAACCGGACACGAGTTTGAAGGCCTGATCCATCACCTCTCAGCATGGATCGAGTCCTTGGAACCTCCCAAATGTCGTTGCCAATCCGTATCTGCGGGCGGGAGGGGAATCACTACCCTGCACTAGGGCACTTGTCCTACCACTTATGAAACTAGCACTTCCCTGACCTAACCGTCTTGAGTTCGGCGGCATTGACTTGCCCATAATCATCCTATAACCGTGCCTTTTAAATCATCGAAAGGGGCTTGGGCCAATGTCTCCTGCGAGAACTCCTGTTTACACGTTTTGGGCCGGCCCACTATCACCTGAGAGAACTCACGTTTACACTTTTTGGGCCGGCCTAGGTTCAGCCCACTTTCACCTGAACGAACTCACGTCGTCCACACTTTAGGGTTTACTGGCAGCAGAAGAAGCCTCCATCTCTCGCAGTCGATCATCCTTTCTCCAAACGCAGCGTTTCGGTTGACCTCTGAGTTGAAGGTACTAGGTCCTGTTTCAATCTCTATACTCAATTCGTTCAATGGACTTCCTAGATTATATACAATCGTTTGGGTGctgagaaaataatgagaaaatgaaagaaaagtttgaatattaaatttttcacTGTCTAGGGCTTGAGATAGTAATCAAAACGTTTTTAACCCAAAGAGAGGGTCGGATTTCACTCTCAGTACTTTATAAATTAGGAATGCTATTGCTGTAAAATTTGAATTCTATGCGTTCTCTTTGAACATCCGTGGAATTATTGCCAGTTTGGATTATAGCTCACACtgaaatttttgttagattATCGGTCTTTGCCATTTTGGGAAGTTTTGCTTGCCTAAAAACAGATTTagtttaaatagaaaatatgcaAACCATATGCAAACAGTAtggtttcttttttaaagtaaCCATACAATGCTTTATTTGAGGTTTTTTAAAATGCAAACTATAGCTGTAGTGAGCTACCACCACCACTCAAACACTATAGTTGCAAAAGGTGAAAAAAATCCTCCTACATAaaacctccttttttttttttaataagctaTTGCATTGTTAATGAAGATTATTAGTTGGAATGAACGAGGCTTGAggtctaaaaagaaaagaagggtgGTCAAAGATCTTTTATGCGAAGTACGTTGTTATTCTCAACTgacaaaaaggaacaaaaaaaaaaaggaaaggaaaagtgTGATAGGAACTTGGTGCGAAGCATTTGATTGGCTAGGAATAGAGAGTGGGTAGAACCACCAGCTTCTGGGCCATCATGTGGAATAGTAATAATTTGGTATTCTAAgatcttttttcttgtagtgaagtGGTGATAGGTTCTTTTACAATTGCAATCAAACTTTCTTTTGTTAgtgatgggttttttttttttttttttgctatctTCGATTTATGGCTTCTATGATATTTCACATAGAAAAGATTTTTGGGATGAAGTTTTATATCTATTTCGTTTAAGTTTCCTAAAATGATGTATTATCTTAGCTTGCCTCCTTATTTTAGGACTTTGCTTTGCATGCCAAGGATAGTCAAATTGAGGTTGGAGCatattcaaagggattttctttggggaggcaAGGCTTTAGAGAGAAAATCACATTTAGTAAAGTGGACGATTGTTTGTTTAGATAAGAGGAAGGGGGGCTTGAGCATTAGGTGTCTTGTGCTTAATAGGCCCTTCTATGCAAATGGAGTTGATGTTTTGAATCAGAAGGAGAAGCTTTACGGAAGTAGATCATAAGTGGAAAATGAGCAAGATGAAAGGGGGTGGCAATCTTGTGAAGTGAGAGCCGAGTATGGGATTGGGTTATGGAAAGTTATTAGGAAGGATTGGATGCTTTTTAGCAATAGAGTGTCATTTTCAATGGGAGCATGGTAATTTTTTTGGGAAGATAAGTGGTCTAGAGATGAACCTTTGAGTGtatctttcctttctttatttgTCATAGTTGCATTAAAAGAGGCGTGACTGACAGATTTATGGGATCGGTCAAATGAAAGGAGTTTCTAGGATCCTTGATTCCCTAGACATTTGAATGATTAGGAGATTGAAAATGTGGATTGATCCTTTTCAAGGTTGCAAGGGAAGACGGTTAATAGGGAAGGAGAAGATAGGGTGATTTGGTTGGAGTTAAAGAGCAGAGCTTTTTTCATCAACTCCCTTTACTTTATCTTGTAGTTGGGAAGTTTAGTTCCTTTCCTAGTGGTCATTATTTGGAATTCCTTGATTCCATCTTAGACGATGCTTAGGAGGCAACATAGGGAAAAGTATTGACTTTGGATCAATTTCAAAGGATAGGGTGGTCATTGGCAAACAAATGTTTCCTTTGTCATATTGACGAAGAATGTATTGATCGCATCCTTTTCATTGTGTCAAGATGATGATTTTATGGCAGTTGATGTTTTGTCTTTTTGGTTTGTGTTGGGTGTTATCTTCCTCAATTAGAGAGATCCTCTTAGGATGATACAACTCTTTAATtggtaaaaatagaaaaagaaaagggcatAAATTGAAAAATGTGGAGTTTTCTAATCAAAGACTAAaaagcacttttctttgtaatctttCATTGTGGATTAAATTGTATGTAGATGAGAGTCCAATGCTTTTGATTgactttgttgattggttaaGTTCTTATCAAAGGAGGGAGTATTCTTTTTGCTCGTGCCTTTTGACGACTATTGTATATatcttgtgtactttggtgcagtTTTTTTAGTGCTCTATTTATAGCATACTCAATTTATTTACCCACCAAAAAAGAGGTTATATATGTTATAATCGTGTTAGCGAATTTACTGGGTTAGAATAATAAAACAGGTTAAAATTGTGTTAACAGATTATTTGTGTCAATTTATATAGAATCAACACAACTCATTTGTTAAACAAGTGAAATTGGTCCTTttgtgttatttgttttttttttccttaataagtaaatatataaatattgtaaaaataagaaatattatatatgaaagTATACAAGATGAATACAAAGGGAACCAAAAGGCCTTGCCATAAGGAGAGAGGACACAAACAACTGCTCCCTCCCTTAGCCAAGACCCACCCGctcaatctacaaaatcaataggagacaTTGAGTCTTTTTCAATGTATAAGCTAACCTAAGATACGAGATTGTTAAGAAATGAGTGTTTCAACTCTTGAACCGTTGCTCCTTGTTTTCTAACATTCTTtggttcctttccttccaaatcgtttaaaaaatgcaaaagggGAGTTGCTCTTCACACCTTCTTGCAAGTTCTTTCCTCAGTGGAACCATGCCAACCTAAAAGAGTGTTCCTCATTGTAAAATAAAGTATCCAAGCGACTTTGAACAATGAAAGCATAAGTTGCCATAGTGCCCTTACTGCAACATAATGGATGAGAATGTGATCTATTGTTTCCTTTTGCATTATCTGTGTAATAAATGGGTTGTGTTTATATCAGGTCATTTGGACACGATTATTAAGTGGGCCATGTTTTACTCAaagtaaattttcaatatttcttatCTCAACATGACATAAACCTAATATGACACGACCCATTACCACCCCTTAGCATAAACTTTCTTAGATTTTTTTCGTATCACTCGTTATTATATGGGTGATGGTATAAAAATTTGCTTTTAGAAAGATCTTTAGTTGAGTGATGAATCTCTTAGTGTGCAGTTCGCAAACATCTAAAGAATAGTAGTGAGGTTAAGAAATTATTGTCTCAATGCTAGTTTCCTCCTTGTCTATATCTTGAAAGTTCAACTTTCATCATAACCTCTTAGAGCAAGAAATTAAGGAACTAGCTCCTGTAATGTTTGTTTTGGTTCATGTCTATTTGTAACTCACTTTTCCTGACGTGAGAGTTTGGCCTTTGACATTTCGAGGAATGTTTTCAATTAACACCCTCTTTAATGCTATCTCTGCTTCTACTAATTtggttctttttatttctacaaattttatttagaaatacaAAGCCCGACTACCAAAAGTGAAAGTCTTTGCATGGCTTGTGGGAAATTAGAAGGgcatactaatgacttgctacaatggAGAGGACCACACAAAGTTCTTAGTTAGAATGGTGTGTTCAGTGTAGGGGGAGTGAGGAGTTTCCCCGCAACATTCACATTATGTTGTAGAAAATTTTGACTTACAGGGATTTGATCGGTTTCCACCTAGAAGGATAGAGGAGATGTTTATTATAGCATTTAGAAGTTTTGGGGACTTGAGGAAAGTACATTTTGGTGCATTGCTTGCCTCATTTTGATTTTAACTATTTGGTAGGAAAGGAATGCAAGAATGTTTGAGGATAGGTGGAGATTTCTAGAAGCAGTTTGAGACTTGttttatttctcttcttccCTATGGGCTTCTATTAGTGAAGTTTTTTTAGGTATCCGTTTGAGCTTTGTTTTGCTAGATTGGAACCTAGTTTGCAAAACTAGAGATTGATCAAGGAGACACTTTTTGAATAGCTACAACCTCCAATAGATTTCCCAAGCTAAATTTTGATGAGTGTTTTTTGAGCAACCTAGGGCAATTAGGGATTGGAGAGTTGCTTAGAGATTCGAAGTGGCAAGAGCATTCTCCAAACTTTCTGGTCAAGGTTTAGCCTTTGAGGGAGAAATTCTAGCCCTTTTGGAAGGATTATTACCATCGAAAGCTTTGGATCACTCCAATTTTCTGGCAGGAGGAGGATGATCATATCATGGGGGTCTAAGAACGAAAGAGGACCCTGAAGGTTTGATGAATGATTGTgctaaattattgatatttcttCACAGTTAGGATGTTCCTTCTCTACGGGATATGTGCTAGAAAAACGTAGAGCTAGATATATGGTTTTCTTTATAGGAGATTTATATCTTCATGAATTGTAGCtggatttgattttcttaacTAGTATACACttatttgctattttttttatcaaagttTGTATGGAGGATTGTGTGCTTCTTGGATGGGTTTCTCTTCTCTTTGTAGTTACCATTTCAATGCAATGGAATCATTGTTCctgatgaaaaaaagaaaaaactaaaacattAGTGTCTATTGGGATATACTttctgtttttggtttttttaccATAATCACTTCCTCTCTtctcacttttctttttctctacatGCAAGAAGGAATCACTgcattgtttcttttattttctttctccacctggggaaaaaaaaaaaaacttgcattTGGTATTATTAATTGATTGCCATTAATGAATTTCTTTTACATCTTGGCTGATTTCTACTCAACCAAGAAATGGTACGGCCTTATGCCATAAAAGGGCACAAGCGAAAGAAGAGGGAAGAGAACTATGATAGAGAGGAAGTAGAACAATTGCTAGAAGAGGAGACAGCAGCAACGGCCACACAGGATGAGAAGAAGGCAGAAGAAGTCACACTTGAACTTCCTGGTATCCCACTTGTCCCATCCAACTTGAACAACAAGACTGGTGTTACCTTCATTCTTGAGAGGGCTTGTTTGGAAGTTGCAAAAGTTGGAAAGGTAAATAAGttctatttcttctcttgttatTTCTACTCCTgtattattaattcattttgcttaacttatccaaaaaaaaaaaaaattcattttgctTACTTGTTCATAAAAAACTGTCCCCCTCCCTTTTCAATTCATCTTCTAAAACAGGTTTGTGTTTGATGAATGTAAAAGCAGTAGGATTTCATTTGCTGTTTTGTGTGTTTACTGAAAAAATTCTAGTATGCTTTCATCAGTTaactctctccctctccctctctctctttgtaTGCACTATGATTTATGTTCCTACGCAAACAGAGTTACCAGCTATTGAGCTCAGAGGATCATGCAAATTTCCTgaggaaaaataacaaaaacccTGCTGAATACAGGCCTGACATTCTTCATCAGGTAAGTTGATTTTACAGGCATGAAATTGTTGttcaacatgtttttttttttttttttttcaatttcaaataaacTAGCTATCTGTGTCCTACATTGATTTAGTGCAAACGTGATTTGCTGACTTAAGCATGCACTACTCATGTTGTGCTGGTCACTTGAAGACATCACTAGTTTAACAGTGCTTTATGGAGTTAGTTATGCTCCACTCCCTAGACACACAACAGTCaagcccttgaggcctggctcaaatcccaatggggacaaaaatttacctatgaAAAAGAAGACACACAACCAACAAGATAAGTATGCTCagacaaaaacaaaatacaGAAAAGAACAGCCTATAAAGGAGAGGAAAATGTTTAATTTGGTACTTTCGTGTACATAAAGTTTTATATTTGCTTGTTTTTGAATGATACAAGATCCTAAAATATTGATGTGTTCAGGCTCTCTTGACTATTTTAGATAGCCCACTAAATAAGGCTGGGAGGCTACGAGCTGTGTATGTAAGAACCGAGAAAGGTGTGCTTTTTGAAGTTAAGCCACATGTTCGCATTCCAAGGACATATAAGCGGTTCTCTGGGATCATGTGTAAGTTTTACTGGTTCCCACCTAAATCCGTTTATGCCATATGGGTATAATgtgcttttatttgctttttagtTGGGCTTTTCTGCTCTGTTATTTGTTTAATCACTCCTTAATTGTAAGTGCAGTGCAGCTGTTACAAAAACTGAGCATTACTGCTGTTGGTAAGCGGGAGAAACTTTTACGCGTTATCAAGAACCCGGTTACTCAATACTTACCTGTTAACTCTCGAAAAATAGGTGAGCATTTATTGTGTTAAGTGTTCCCATGTTTCAACTTTTGCTAGAAATGAACTAATTGTTTTCTTGTATATCAGGTTTCTCATATAGTTCAGAAAAGTCAATTCCAATGCGGGACTATGTGGCTGCTGTTAGCGATGATGTAGACCTTGTTTTTGTGGTATGCTCCAAAGAACTCACATTTTAATTTGtattcatcttcaaattgaaaatttgtgtTTTCTATCTTATCTCATCCTTGTGTTGTTTAGGTTGGTGCAATGGCCCATGGGAAAATTAGTAATGATTATACAGATGATTTCATAGCAAGTAAGTCAATCCTGAATCAAATATATTCTTGCATTTTAATACATACCTGACCCAGCACATATTTAATCCGCTTCCTTGTTCGTCATCATCCTTCTCATTCATTTTTAGATGACAGATTTTCTGTGGCTGCTTAGTCATCTTATTTTCTTAGAAATGAAGGACTTGGTCCTTATATTTTATGCCCATTGTTGGCCTAGCAACTGTAAGACAGTTGAAACATGATGATGACAATTTCCCCCCCTTATTTTTGCAG
This DNA window, taken from Vitis riparia cultivar Riparia Gloire de Montpellier isolate 1030 chromosome 13, EGFV_Vit.rip_1.0, whole genome shotgun sequence, encodes the following:
- the LOC117929143 gene encoding ribosomal RNA small subunit methyltransferase nep-1-like, which gives rise to MVRPYAIKGHKRKKREENYDREEVEQLLEEETAATATQDEKKAEEVTLELPGIPLVPSNLNNKTGVTFILERACLEVAKVGKSYQLLSSEDHANFLRKNNKNPAEYRPDILHQALLTILDSPLNKAGRLRAVYVRTEKGVLFEVKPHVRIPRTYKRFSGIMLQLLQKLSITAVGKREKLLRVIKNPVTQYLPVNSRKIGFSYSSEKSIPMRDYVAAVSDDVDLVFVVGAMAHGKISNDYTDDFIAISGYPLSAAWCTYLICGALMQKWNIF